A genomic segment from Laspinema palackyanum D2c encodes:
- the rpsM gene encoding 30S ribosomal protein S13 codes for MARIAGVDLPRDKRVEIGLRYIYGIGPTRAQKILERTGVNPDTRVKDLTDAEVTTLREDLEKNYEVEGDLRRLESMNIKRLMDIGCYRGRRHRMGLPVRGQRTRTNARTRRGGRRTVAGKKKAPSKK; via the coding sequence GTGGCACGAATTGCCGGAGTAGATCTTCCTCGCGATAAGCGAGTTGAGATAGGTCTACGATACATTTATGGGATTGGGCCAACGCGAGCCCAAAAAATTTTGGAGCGGACTGGAGTCAATCCAGATACCCGAGTCAAAGATTTAACCGATGCCGAAGTCACCACCCTCCGGGAAGACTTAGAAAAAAATTACGAAGTCGAGGGGGATCTCAGACGCTTAGAGTCCATGAACATCAAGCGTTTGATGGACATCGGCTGCTATCGGGGTCGCCGTCATCGCATGGGACTCCCGGTGCGGGGACAAAGAACTCGGACCAATGCCCGAACCCGTCGAGGCGGAAGGCGCACCGTGGCAGGCAAGAAAAAAGCCCCTTCCAAGAAGTAA
- the rpmJ gene encoding 50S ribosomal protein L36, which yields MKVRASVKKICEKCRVIRRRGRVMVICSNPKHKQRQG from the coding sequence ATGAAAGTCCGAGCATCCGTCAAGAAGATTTGCGAGAAGTGCCGCGTCATTCGTCGTCGCGGTCGAGTCATGGTGATTTGTTCCAATCCAAAGCACAAACAACGTCAGGGTTAA
- the infA gene encoding translation initiation factor IF-1 encodes MAKQDLIEMEGTVTESLPNAMFRVDLDNGFNVLAHISGKIRRNYIKILPGDRVKVELTPYDLTKGRITYRLRKK; translated from the coding sequence TTGGCTAAACAAGATCTAATCGAGATGGAAGGGACGGTGACTGAATCCCTCCCGAATGCGATGTTTCGGGTAGACCTAGATAATGGGTTTAACGTACTCGCTCACATCTCGGGGAAAATTCGCCGGAATTACATCAAAATTCTTCCCGGCGATCGCGTCAAAGTAGAACTGACCCCCTACGACTTAACCAAAGGTCGCATCACCTACCGTCTTCGTAAGAAGTAA
- a CDS encoding adenylate kinase, translating into MTRLIFLGPPGAGKGTQAQILSESHHIPHISTGDILRAAVEQQTDLGNQAKAYMERGELVPDSLLLDLIRDRLTQPDATQTGWILDGFPRNVAQAEFLDHLLDDIQQECKSAISLEVPDKQLIDRLHGRGRSDDGDETIARRLRVYYAQTIPVIDYYRERGRLIAINGNSPIEAVAAILKKVVTS; encoded by the coding sequence GTGACAAGACTAATTTTTTTGGGTCCTCCTGGAGCGGGGAAGGGAACTCAAGCTCAGATCCTCTCCGAATCTCATCATATTCCCCATATTTCAACGGGGGATATCTTGAGGGCCGCCGTTGAGCAACAGACTGATCTGGGAAATCAGGCTAAGGCTTATATGGAGCGTGGGGAGTTGGTCCCGGATTCGCTGCTGTTAGATCTAATTCGCGATCGCCTAACTCAACCGGATGCCACTCAAACGGGATGGATTTTGGATGGGTTTCCCCGGAATGTGGCTCAAGCTGAGTTTTTAGATCATCTTCTGGATGATATTCAGCAAGAGTGTAAGTCAGCCATTAGTTTGGAAGTCCCCGACAAACAGTTGATTGATCGGTTACATGGCCGAGGACGCAGCGATGATGGGGATGAGACTATTGCCCGTCGTTTACGGGTGTATTATGCCCAAACGATTCCGGTGATTGACTATTATCGAGAGCGGGGTCGGCTGATTGCTATCAATGGCAATTCGCCTATCGAGGCAGTTGCGGCGATTCTGAAAAAAGTAGTCACCAGTTGA
- the secY gene encoding preprotein translocase subunit SecY codes for MVVSRDKAPTAQETFMQMARAAGLRGRLLLTIGMLVLVRLGIWIPVPGINREAFQANIDGSPLIGFLDLFSGGGLRALGIFALGILPYINASIIMQLLTSALPSLEDLQKNEGEAGRRKISQITRYVALGWALLQSTGIALWVGAFAETPDPGVLFYVQTAVALTTGSMFVMWVSELITERGVGNGASLLIFVNIVAVLPNSLGQTLAQAREDQAIVGPVLILMLVFLITIVGIVFVQEGTRRIPIISARRQVGRKLYREKSSYLPLRLNQGGVMPIIFASAVLILPASLAQFTKNELLITISSYLSPNGPAPFVYGAFYLTLILFFSYFYASLIVNPVDMAQNLKKMGASIPGIRPGRATTEYVERVLNRLTFLGAIFLGMVAIVPTAVESATGVRTFQGFGATSLLILVGVAIDTAKQIQTYVISQRYEGMVKQ; via the coding sequence ATGGTTGTTAGTCGAGATAAAGCACCAACCGCTCAGGAGACTTTCATGCAGATGGCTAGAGCAGCGGGCCTGCGAGGTCGGCTGCTCCTCACCATTGGTATGTTAGTTTTGGTGCGCTTAGGCATTTGGATTCCAGTTCCTGGGATTAATCGTGAGGCATTTCAGGCCAATATTGATGGCAGCCCGCTGATTGGTTTTTTGGACCTGTTTTCTGGGGGTGGCTTGCGAGCTTTAGGGATTTTTGCCCTAGGGATCCTGCCTTATATTAATGCCTCCATTATTATGCAATTACTGACCTCAGCTCTTCCTTCTTTAGAAGATTTACAAAAAAATGAAGGGGAAGCAGGTCGGCGCAAAATCTCTCAGATTACTCGGTATGTCGCCTTGGGATGGGCATTGCTGCAAAGTACCGGCATTGCTCTGTGGGTTGGCGCTTTTGCCGAAACCCCGGATCCAGGTGTTTTATTCTACGTCCAAACTGCGGTGGCATTGACCACTGGCTCCATGTTTGTGATGTGGGTATCTGAGCTGATTACGGAACGCGGGGTGGGCAATGGCGCTTCTTTATTGATTTTTGTCAATATTGTGGCGGTTCTCCCGAATTCTTTGGGACAAACTCTGGCCCAGGCTCGGGAAGACCAAGCGATTGTTGGTCCGGTTTTGATTCTGATGCTGGTCTTTTTAATTACGATTGTTGGGATTGTTTTTGTCCAAGAAGGGACCCGACGAATTCCGATTATTTCGGCCCGTCGTCAGGTCGGACGGAAGCTTTACCGGGAAAAAAGTAGCTATCTTCCTTTGCGGTTAAATCAAGGGGGGGTGATGCCGATTATTTTTGCATCGGCCGTGTTAATTTTGCCAGCTTCTTTGGCTCAATTTACGAAGAATGAGTTGCTGATTACCATTTCGTCTTATTTGAGTCCAAATGGTCCAGCTCCTTTTGTTTATGGGGCGTTTTATTTGACGTTAATTCTGTTTTTTAGCTATTTCTACGCTTCATTGATTGTCAATCCCGTAGATATGGCTCAAAATTTGAAGAAAATGGGGGCTAGTATTCCGGGGATTCGTCCAGGAAGGGCGACGACGGAATATGTGGAGCGGGTACTGAACCGATTAACGTTTTTGGGAGCGATTTTTCTGGGGATGGTGGCGATCGTCCCAACTGCTGTAGAAAGTGCCACGGGTGTGCGGACTTTCCAGGGGTTTGGAGCAACTTCTCTGCTGATTCTGGTGGGGGTGGCGATCGATACGGCCAAACAAATTCAAACCTATGTGATCTCCCAGCGCTATGAAGGAATGGTGAAGCAATAG